GTTGCCACCGTAGCCGAGGGTAGACGGGGCGAGCATGCCGTTGACAACTATCGTCGTGTCGCCGCCGTTGCCGCCGGTGTTAGCCCCGAAGCCGGTGCCGGCGTTGCCGCCGTTCCCACCCACGCCGACTAGTCCGAGGGCGTCGCCGCCGTTGCCGCCAGCGCCACCGTTACCGGTGGGGGCGGCGCCGCCGGCACCGCCGGCACCGCCCACGGCGATCCCAACCGCTACGGCCTCGCCGCCGTCGCCGCCGTCGCCGCCCATGCCGCCCAGCACCCCCAGGGCGCCACCACCGTCGCCGCCGGCGCCGCCGATGCCGATGCCCAGGATCACGGGTGAGCTCAACCCGCCACCGCCACCGGCCCCCCCGTTGCCGCCGGTCCCGGTGGCGGTGCCGCCAGCTCCGCCGGCGCCGCCGTGCAGCACGGAGAACCCTAGGAAGTTTGCGATGCCAGCGCCGGCGCCGCCGAAGCCGCCGGCTCCGCCGGTGGCGCCGTCCCCGGTGGCGGCACCACCAGCCCCGGCGGCGCCGCCAAAGCCTAGGCCGAGGACAGCAATGCCCTCGAAGACGCCGTCACCGCCGGCTCCGCCGGTGGCGCCGCTAGTGCCGGCGCCGCCCTGCGCGCCCGCACCGCCGATGGCGATGGCGATCCCGAAGGGGCTGCTGGCGGTGCCCGTGCCACCCGGACCGCCGGGTCCGCCGACTCCCGTGGAAGCGTCGCCGCCGGCGGCTCCAGCGCCGCCCAGGGCAAAGATCAGGCCGCGGGCGCTGCCGCCAGCACCGCCGAACCCGCCGGTTCCGCTGGTGGCGTCCCCGCCGGCCGCGCCGGCCCCGCCGACGGCCGCGAGTGCGCCGGTAGCGCTGCCGCCGTTGCCGCCGTTGGCGCCGTTAACCCCGACTCCGGTGCCGGCGTTGCCGCCGTTGCCACCTGCGCCGACGAATCCGAAGCCGTCACCGCCGGCACCGCCGCTGCCGCCGGTACCAACCGAAGCCCCGCCGCCGTGCCCACCGGCGCCGCCCACGCCGCCCAGCAGCCCGGTCCCGCTGCCTCCGGCGCCGCCGTTGCCGCCGGTGTCGGTGGCGGCTCCGCCAACCCCCCCGACGCCGCCGATGCCGGCGCCGATCAATCCGAGGGCATCGCCGCCGGTCCCGCCATGGCCGCCGCTACCAGCCGAAGCGGCGCCGCCGGGACCGCCGGCGCCGCCGGCGCCGCCCAGCAGCCCGACGCCCAATCCGCCGGCGCCGCCGATGCCGCCGGTCTCGGTGGCGGCCCCGCCAGCCCCGCCGGCGCCGCCGACGCCCACGCCCAGAGCCGCGAAGCCGCCGGCACCAACGCCACCGGTCCCGCCGGTGCCGCCGGCACCGGTCGCAGCCCCACCAAGCCCGCCGGCCCCGCCGTAGGCCGCGCCGAACCCGATGAAGTCGGGGGCAACAGCGAAGCCGCCAGTGCCGCCGGCCCCGCCGGTCCCAGTGGTAGCTGCGCCACCATTGCCGCCAGCACCGCCCCAGCTCAAGTCGAGCGCGAAAACGGTGCCCGAGGAACCGCCGGCACCGCCGGCGCCGCCGGCACCGCCGTTAGTACCTGCGCCGCCGTGCCCGCCGGCACCGCCGATGCCGATGTCGATCCCGAAGGGGCTGGCGGCGCCACCAGAGCCACCGGCACCGCCGGCACCGCCGCTTCCCATGGCCGAGTCGCCGCCCTGACCGCCGGACCCGCCCAGGCCAAGGAACAGCCCCAATGCGTTGCTGCCGGCGCCGCCGGCACCGCCGGTTCCAGTGGTAGCGGCCCCGCCGGCGCCACCGGCGCCACCGATGGCTACCAGCGCGCCGCCGGCTCCACCGGCGCCGCCGACCCCGCCGTTCCCGACTCCGCTGGCGGCCCCGCCAGCTCCGCCGTTGCCGCCAATGCCGAACATCAGCGCGTTGCCACCCGCCCCACCGGACCCGCCGCCGGACCCGCCGGCCCCGCCAGCTCCGCCGCTACCCCACAGCCACCCGCCGGTGCCGCCTTTGCCACCCGAGGCGCCGGTGCCTCCGGCCCCACCGGTCCCGCCATGGCCCAGCAGCCCGGCGGCACCCCCGGCACCCCCGGTCTGCCCCGGAGCACCCGAACCGCCGTTGCCGCCGTTGCCCAACAACCAGCCTCCAGGCCCACCGGCCTCCCCGGTCCCCGGGGCGCCGTTGGTGCCGTTGCCGATAAAAGGTCGGCCCGACAACGCGGCGGCGGGTGCATTGATGGCGCCTAGCAAGCCCTGCTCGAGGGTCTGCAACGGCGACGCGTTGGCCGCTTCGGCGGCCGCATAGGCGCCCATAGCCCCGGCCAGTGCCTGCACAAACCGGGCATGAAACGCCGCCGCCTGCGCGCTCATCGCCTGATACTGCTGACCGTGGCTGGAAAACAACGCCGCGATGGCCGCCGACACCTCATCGCCAGCAGCGGCCAACAGCCCGCTTGTCGGGACGGCGGCCGCCGCATTGGCAGCGGTCAGGGACGCGCCGATGCCTGCAAGATCCTCCGTGGCCATCGCCACCAAGTCCGGCGCTGCAATCACGAAAGACATCCGACACCTCCCAGCTGGCCGGTGTGATCTGACTGTCGCCCATCGTTACGATACGCGCATATAGCGCCTACCGGGAGACGAAGTTGACACTCGTCAACATCCGATGGCCGCCGGAGATCCGGCACGGCTCGGCGGTCGTTTGGGCGGGCGTTGGCCCCGCACGTTCGACAGATTCGACAAGTTCGTGCGCCTCGCGCAACGAGACAACCGGCGACGCCGCCTAAGGTCAAGGGCGGCGTGCGTTAGCACTTCCGTCACTCTTGTCAATTAGCCGCAGCAAACGCCAGTCGCCCGTACGATGGCGGCAACGGCGTCGGCGGAGCGGTTTCCCGCTTGGCCAACGCCGAAGTCCCAGCATGACCGATCGCGGACGCCAGTCCGCAGAAGCCGGCTTATCGACAATGAGGCCAAAGAGCTCAACCCGTCAGCGGACATGTGGCGCGCGCTGGCCAGTGTGGCGATCAGTCGTGTGTTGCTCCACTGCTGCCAAGTCGGCCGTCATCGTCTGCTGTGCGGCCATCGCGACCACGGCATGCTCGTTTCAAGCCACATCGACCCAGCCGAGCACCGCACCCCCGACATCGCGGGTCGATTCGTTGATCGTCAGCATCGAAGACGTACGGCGCATCGCCAACTATGAGGAGCTCGCCGCACATTTTCAGACCGACTTGCGTGAACCGCCGGAGGCGGACACGAACGTTCCGGGCCCCTGTCGTGTGGTGGGCAGCAGTGATCGCACCTTCGGAACCGACTGGTCAGAGTTCCGTAGCGCGGGTTACCACGGCGTTACCGACGACCTCAGACCGGGCGGGCCGGTCATGGTCGAGACGGTTAGCCAGGCGATAGCGCTGTACCCGGACCCGAGTACGGCGCGCGGTGTGTTCCATCGGCTCGAGTCGTCGCTGGCAGAATGTGCTGGCTTGCATGACCCCTACTTCGATTTCATCCTCGACAGGCCGGACGCCTCCACCGTGAGGATCGGCGCTGCGGGTTGGAGTCATGTGTATCGCCTGAAATCGTCGGTATTCATATCCGTTGGCGTGTTGGGTATTGAACCGGCAGAGCCGATCGCCAACGTCATCTTGCAGACGATCAGCGATCGCATCCAGTAGTTAGCCGAGGACTGGAAAGCAGCAGCGGCGGCGACGAGCGCAGCGTGTTGAGGGCTGTTGACGCCACGACGCCCACCGTTGCGAAGAAGAAGGCGAGAAGCGTCGCTTCGGCACCGACTGCTGTCACCGCAACCGAGCTGTAACTACGGGGATCTATTGGATGCGAGGCGTAATCAAGCAGCGTGGCGATGGGTCTGGTGTCCACCGCAAAGGAGAAGACATGCCATATGGGGGAAAGCTTGACCCACGAGAGCGCTGTCCCGAACAACTCGGTGCCTGTCAGAAGGATCAGCGCACTGGCCGCTATCCAGGCCGTCAGGCGTGCCGGGGATATCACGACGCCGAATGTCTTTCGTTGGTTATCCCAGACTGTCGAGCGACGTTGTTTTTGCACTGAACGTCGAATCTTCTGAGACTGCCGCCGCTTTCGCCGGCGCCAAGTCTCGGGCTTACTTAACCAGGCGAGCCGCCACCGTACGACAGTCGCAGTCGCTAAGACTTGCTGCTGCATCCAACTCGTGGCGGCCTTCATTGATCCCGACTACCACCCTGCCTAACCAATTCTGTATGACGCGCCGTTTGAGAACGTACATTTGTGATTGCGGTTCGCATTTAGGAGCCCGGCGTGAGCTGGTCGAGTAACGCCTCGACCAGCGGGCGCCGCGAAGCTGTGGTGGTGGGCTAGCCCGGTCGACCCACGGCGAAGTGCTGGGCCAGCAGGTCGTGGTCGGCCTGTGTGGCGCGCGTCGCCAGCACGGCGGCCTCCGGTGCGCTGACACTGGCGCGCATGTCGTGGCCGAGCAGCGCGGCAGCGGCGGTGCGTAGGTCGAAGTCGTGACGGCGTAGCGCCCACTGGTCTGGTTTGGCGTAAAGCCGGTCGAGGTCGCCGGCGTACCAGTGCACCACCAAGGCCAGATCTGGGCCGTCTTTGTAGTCGTGGTCCGCGGACCGATCGAGCCATGCGTGCAGTTTGAGGACCGCATAGTTCGGCGGTTGGGGAAGGTGGACTGTCAGGCCGCCAGGGAGAGGCAGAACATCGGCACGCAGGTAGGCGTCGGTGCATCCGTGGACGTTCATGAGCTGGTTGCCTGGGGGATGGCGGGTTGTGCCGGTGGGCGACTCCACCTCGCCGAACGGGAGGGCATCGACGGCGCGGTCGGCGATCAGGAATCGGTGCCCGGTGCTGCCCAGGGCGCGGAAGGTGGCCCGAATTGCCTCGAAGTGGTCCCAATTGTTCAGGGTCCCTGCGATATCGGTGTCGTTGGTGGCCCGCGGCGGCACCCCGCGGCAGAAGCGCCAGTGCAGTAGATCGCGGCACTGTGCCCCGACGAGCATCAGCTGTTCAGCCGGCACGACGTCGGCAAGTGCTGTGACGATCGGTGTCACCCAGGCCAGGAGGACCGGGTCATAATCGGGCGAGTCGCTCATCCTGCCTTCTCATGAGGTGGGCGACTTCGACCTGGCGCGGCTCGCGCGAGGCAAGGAGGTCGGCATAGATCAAGGCCGTGGGAGCCAACCCCGGTTGCTCGTCAGGTAGGTTGCGCCAGAATAGCTTTCGGATCACGATGCTGCCGTGTGGGTCGCGGTGCCAGCGGTTGTGTATAAGCAGGTCGGCGGGTAGCCCGGGCGCTGGGGTGTCGACGTAGAGCATCAGTGATTCGGGATTGCGGATTTCGTCGGGCAGGGCCTGTTCCCCGCTGACCGCCACTGCGAGTCCGTCGGGTGCGGACCACGTGTGGATATCACCACTGGCGACCAGGAGTTTGTTGGCCCGGCCCAGACCCCCCGGATAGGCAGCCGCCCACAGGTCCAGCAGCTCATCGGTGCGCACCAGCCTGCGGCGGGAGCCGAGGTGTTCGAAGAAGCCGGTAGTGCGCAACGTATCCATCGTCTCCTTGGCCATACC
Above is a window of Mycobacterium tuberculosis H37Rv DNA encoding:
- the PE_PGRS14 gene encoding PE-PGRS family protein PE_PGRS14 (Member of the Mycobacterium tuberculosis PE family, PGRS subfamily of ala-, gly-rich proteins), which translates into the protein MSFVIAAPDLVAMATEDLAGIGASLTAANAAAAVPTSGLLAAAGDEVSAAIAALFSSHGQQYQAMSAQAAAFHARFVQALAGAMGAYAAAEAANASPLQTLEQGLLGAINAPAAALSGRPFIGNGTNGAPGTGEAGGPGGWLLGNGGNGGSGAPGQTGGAGGAAGLLGHGGTGGAGGTGASGGKGGTGGWLWGSGGAGGAGGSGGGSGGAGGNALMFGIGGNGGAGGAASGVGNGGVGGAGGAGGALVAIGGAGGAGGAATTGTGGAGGAGSNALGLFLGLGGSGGQGGDSAMGSGGAGGAGGSGGAASPFGIDIGIGGAGGHGGAGTNGGAGGAGGAGGSSGTVFALDLSWGGAGGNGGAATTGTGGAGGTGGFAVAPDFIGFGAAYGGAGGLGGAATGAGGTGGTGGVGAGGFAALGVGVGGAGGAGGAATETGGIGGAGGLGVGLLGGAGGAGGPGGAASAGSGGHGGTGGDALGLIGAGIGGVGGVGGAATDTGGNGGAGGSGTGLLGGVGGAGGHGGGASVGTGGSGGAGGDGFGFVGAGGNGGNAGTGVGVNGANGGNGGSATGALAAVGGAGAAGGDATSGTGGFGGAGGSARGLIFALGGAGAAGGDASTGVGGPGGPGGTGTASSPFGIAIAIGGAGAQGGAGTSGATGGAGGDGVFEGIAVLGLGFGGAAGAGGAATGDGATGGAGGFGGAGAGIANFLGFSVLHGGAGGAGGTATGTGGNGGAGGGGGLSSPVILGIGIGGAGGDGGGALGVLGGMGGDGGDGGEAVAVGIAVGGAGGAGGAAPTGNGGAGGNGGDALGLVGVGGNGGNAGTGFGANTGGNGGDTTIVVNGMLAPSTLGYGGNGGNGVNGGAGGTGGKAGVFGAPGQNGLP
- the lpqQ gene encoding lipoprotein LpqQ is translated as MCCSTAAKSAVIVCCAAIATTACSFQATSTQPSTAPPTSRVDSLIVSIEDVRRIANYEELAAHFQTDLREPPEADTNVPGPCRVVGSSDRTFGTDWSEFRSAGYHGVTDDLRPGGPVMVETVSQAIALYPDPSTARGVFHRLESSLAECAGLHDPYFDFILDRPDASTVRIGAAGWSHVYRLKSSVFISVGVLGIEPAEPIANVILQTISDRIQ
- a CDS encoding hypothetical protein (This region is a possible MT-complex-specific genomic island (See Becq et al., 2007 PMID:17545187).) codes for the protein MLVGAQCRDLLHWRFCRGVPPRATNDTDIAGTLNNWDHFEAIRATFRALGSTGHRFLIADRAVDALPFGEVESPTGTTRHPPGNQLMNVHGCTDAYLRADVLPLPGGLTVHLPQPPNYAVLKLHAWLDRSADHDYKDGPDLALVVHWYAGDLDRLYAKPDQWALRRHDFDLRTAAAALLGHDMRASVSAPEAAVLATRATQADHDLLAQHFAVGRPG